From Hemibagrus wyckioides isolate EC202008001 linkage group LG11, SWU_Hwy_1.0, whole genome shotgun sequence:
AGACGGGCTTCCTGATTTCTTGGGTTTTCCGAGTCCAAGGCTGGAAATTCAGAGTTGCAGATACCTATTCATCCAAACCTGAATGAATATGTCACcatgtgtgcatggtgccctgcagTGGAGTAGCATCTCATCCAGGATGCATTCACGCCACAGGCCCAGTATTTCGGGGATGCTCTCTGTATCCACTGTAACCCTaatcaggataaagcagttactgtcAATGAATGAATGGTATATTGTGTTAGGGACTTGGTAggttttttatataatataatgttgtCATGGAGTTTTAAATCAGTAACATAAGTCTGTAGGAGGAAACTGCAAATTTGACAGAAATTAGCAACGGTCTGATGTTACATTATACCCATGAGAAACCTGTACGTGCAGTTTTACAAGCCTGTGCAATTACatcagtttttgtgtgtgtgtgtgtgtgtgtgtgtgtgtgtgtctccctgGTGGTACAGCCTACACACTGCTTTCATGCTATCTTACTGGAAACACAGACCAATATCCCACATTGCCAAAATCACAAATGGTTGTGTTTTTTAGAGGAAAAGAAAGTGgaaatatttaatatgtgtGAAATGTtggtttatgtgtttgtttattttttattatttcccaTTACGATGCACCGAGTTCTATCTATAAATTTCGTCTTATATatgaacaaacacactgtaGGAAGATGCATTATTATACAAGAGGCTATGGGGGATAACATCTCATCTAAATGAAACTGTGAAATTTATTGATACACACATTTCAAACATACGTCTAAACAGCACAATGACATTATTGTACAATAATTACAGCATTATAGAACATGCAGTGCATGGTCAAAGGATGTGCATCTGACTCAACGCAAACAGTGTATGCGCTGAAAAAGAAACTTTGTAAATACCCGACAAGATTATACTGTGATCCTGTAGAGCTTGTGCCACTGACAATttataatggaaaataaaaccTCCCTCTGATCTTCTCATCTCCATATGGACTCCAGAAGAAACCAGCTAATGTGTGAGCAGTCTGGGGAGGTGTGCAGGGGCCTCCTGGGAATTTTTTCTCTGCCATCAGAGCTGTTCAAACGTTTTATAATGATGTGCAGAATCAAATGAGGCCCCATTCAGTTTATCttcataatatattttcagCGACAGCTAAGGAAAACTAATCTAGTCTTACGCACCAATTATCATATATAATGGTCATATATAGCCCACGTAGAACAATTGGAATATAACTATACAAAGTTTGGATTTATTGACAATTTATAGACCTTTATCCATAGACAATATCCACTGAGTCCACTGGAAAGATCACAATTTTCAACACAGTTGTATGTTAAAAGGGCATGTGAGGTATTCTGCATATAGAGTTTAATATTCAACTTGCTTATGGACCTGCCTagtattgtgttttctgatacTGACTCTGTAAACATGGTACTGTCTTTATAGACTTACCACATACTACACTGTGGCTATAAACATTTACTGTATGTACAGTGATAAGCTTCTACTATCCACTTATcgaatttataaataaatatattaacacacaTCCCGTGTGTTTAATTGCTAGCATGTACACCGACCCTCAGCAATGCGCACTGACTAAAACTGAACTTGTACACTAACATGGACCTAGCATTTTAGCCAGGGTGTTGTACACCTTCATTTTGAGGTTTCAGCATTCCGAAAACAAATCAGCAGAGGAACGTACCACCTCCTAAGCAGGAGTCAGACTTTCCTTGGCAGAACAGTCATTTTCTTTGCAGAAGTAATTAGTGATAAATAAAGTAGCATTTAGGAACACTTTCATTCCCTGTGGAATGTCCATGtggaaaataaacagcacattCAACACCACAGTACTCTTGTGAAGAGATATAAGGCATGGTCTGGAATGTTTTTGCCCTTGTAGCAGAGAATGCTTTCACATGCATCCAAATGATAAAGTATAGTTATTGTACATATAGTTTACTGTAAGCTGCTATTGAAGATTAGTGCCTTGTTGAGTACTCTCAAAGAGCAAGTTTACCATTATGTAAACATGGACTTGAGTCCACATTTATAGTCCATATCTAACTCAGTGCGAACAAATGTGTAGGTGTATAAGAGGAGGCCAGGGTCAAGTCTAGATAACTGAGCGCTTGAGCTTTTGCATCAGCTCTCTCCTCATGCTCTCCTCATGCTTCGCTGGTGATAGTAAAATTTCCTAAACAACAGTTGCTAAGGAGGCCCAGAGGTGGCTTCTGTGTCTTATCTCTAACAAGAATGCTAGTTAACAAACAAATGAGCTGCTTAATTGGCACACCTGTGCCATTCTCCACTTGACTTCAAGTTGCAAATATTGCAGATTAGCTTATTACTGAATATTATACAATtctgtaaaatatattatgatatGCACAGTTatgcctaaataaataaaattcatattGCACAATTACAGTTtgtatattacagtatattacacaaacaaacaaacaaacaaacaaataggtCCTGGTGTTTGCACTAAAAATGTATACTACAAATTAAAACAAGTTTAAAATAGATCTTTCGGTAATACTCCAGCTTATTGTTATAACTTTCACATTGAAAATAATGCTTTTAATATGAGTAAAATGGTAAATAAGTGAACATTGTTAACATTGTAAATCTGCACACAACTGGCAAAGAATACacgttaaaacattttttagccCACTGATTATTATGAGTCTACTGATTGTGTTCATTGTGACCTCTTTATTAATAAGGGCAACCCACTTCAAACTCTGCCTGATAAGGCCACAACACAATTTATTTTCTCGATGTGCTGTTACTGGACGAATATACGAACCAAAGTTCTTGTTGCTTGATTTCAAAGTGGTTCTGTTAGGCATCGATCTGTAGCATCACTGCCTTCTAAACGGAACTTACGTCCCTGTCGTGGCTCTACCCAGGAATTGTGGATGACAGTTCCACCTGGGGAAGGGTCCACTTGCAGCAAGGACACCACCCGCTTCTTTACTTTGGCCCTGAGAGCCCGGCGGAGCTTCTGCCTGGTGAAGGCATACAGCATTGGATGAGATATGGTGGTGCCATAGGCCATGGCCAAAAACCACAGGCGCACTCGAACAAGAGCATCGCTGGGACCTAGAGTCAGGATTAGAATATTTGCCACAGATATAGGTGCCCAGCAGCCTAAGAAGCTGCATATAATAATGAGGGACATCCTGAAGACCCGTCGCTGACGCTCTCGCCTATCTCTGTGCCTCCTTACAGCTCTGCGAAGAGCAATGATGGCCGAAACTGAAGCCTGAACACCTACGGCTGGAGCAGGTGGTGTTGCAGTGGTGGCACTAACCAGTGGGGTGGAGGACAGAGGTGGAGGTGAGGTTGCTGTAGGAGTTGGGACTGGAGAAGTGATAAGCGGAGGATGTGTCAACTGCTTGGTCTGGTTTGTTACTTGGGCTCCTCCCTCAATATCCGCTGAGCCCCCCTTTTTTTTCCGTCTCCTCTGTCGCCCTCTACAGGTTGCTCCACTACGACGCTGACTCCTCCTCATGTGTGATCCAATACGAATGTTGAGCGCTCGAAGAATTCTTGAGTAAGTGAAGAGCATGACCACTACAGTGACAAAGAAAATGGGCACCTGCAGTAGGATGTGGTAGTACATTCCGAGGGCTGTGTAATAACCTTGTCCTCCCACACAAAGTAGTGTCCTGTTACGCCAAGCTGGTGCCAAGGAGCTGCTGGCCAACCCATTCTCTGGTTCTGATGAGAAAAAGTCCACCTCTATGAAGGGGATGAAGAAAACTGCAAGAGACACGGCCCATACAGCAGCCAACAGGAGCGCTGCCCATCGAGGAGTAAGGAAACGGTTAGCAGGCCGCACAGAGATATCATAGCGGTCCAAACTGATGACTAGCACATTAATGGCTGTAGAGATGCTTGCAAATGTGACACAGGCTTCATGGAAGCAGCAGATAAGTTCCAGGTTGCGACCCGCTGGCAGCAGCACTACAACAATTGTTAAGGGcagacagagaacacacacaacaatgtcCAGGACGTGTAGGTTGACCGTTACCATGTTACTCACAGAATCGACCAGGTTGGACTGGGAGCAGTAAAGCACTAGCACTGTCAAGTTACTGCTAAAGCCCAGCACCAGCTCCAGTAAGAGAAAGCAGGTAAGTGACACCTGGAAACCGATTGGATAAGGCATATGCCACCCAGTGTCAACACTTTCTCCTATTGGCCCCTCGACACTGGTGATGCTGGCCAGCGTTCCGGCCCCATCACTGGTCTCCAACTGGAGCTGCTGAGTGTAACTCTCTGTCCCCATCTTGTCTGGGTGCTGACCTCATGCACTTTGACAAGTCCTGTCGCCCCTCATGCAGGACCATGACGACTGGCCCACAGCATAATGGGATCTCGTTGCCAGAGCACCATGCAGTCAACAAGCAAGGGGAAGGAAGTTCTAGAATAATAAGATACAAGAGATTTAGGCAGTTAAAGCACATCATATGCAGACGATGAGCAGCTATGCAGTTAACCCTGATCGTGAAGGAtgagctgagaaaaaaaatccttaattaATGTAATTCTTGTACTTTAGAGTAAGAAGTCTGATTAGCAGTTTTGTTTCCTGTCTGTAaaagaactgctgctgtgtcAGGATATAATCTTCGCACTAGCAATCTattctctctgggtctctctctctctattattgCCTTGGTTATCAAAGAAAGATTTGTGCTGATGTTAGTGTGCACAAGTGTAGACTTACAAAAACAGACCCAGCCTCATTGCTGTATTACGGAATTGCTCTGAATGCACACAATTGCTGAGGTATCCATAAATTTTggtatttttctatttttctgtagAGAGGATATAGTGTTCATGTCTTGAAGTGCTACACTGACAATGCCCCAGCTGCTACATATGGCCCTGCTATTCAAACCGCTACACACCTACAGAATAATGAGCATCAGATGTTGCAGCTTATGGAGAAAGGTTGCCATGTACTGGCGAACTTTCATACCATGCTGCCTTTAACTGCAGAGACATGCTAAATGATgcaaatatatgaaatatgtaAGTAAAATGTGATATGCTTTGGAATATTGAAGCATTGCattgaataaattaataaatctcCAATGTAATATCAGAGACCCAGACTGTGAAAAAGCTGtattaatatgaatattaatgtgcCTTCAGTGTATAGCGTCATAAATAACCGCTCAACATTAGGAAAAGCACATTATTTCTTTGACTCTTGTCTTTTAGACAAgtgtttaaattttttatattaaattttacatttatatatggaGCTTCTCACAAATGTACATAGATTTACATAAATTTGTCATGTTAAAAAAGctcagcatcacacacagatTACATTATTAACAACTAAGGGtaaactgttatttattttaaaatgctttatCTGTTTAGGAATAGTAATCATTGCGGTAAGTCAGCAGCTGAACTTAACATtcagtgtgtgaataaaatgtctCAGTTGATCCAATGGCACAAAGTTGCTGAAGGATTCAGTAAACAGCAGCTGCTGTTTCTTAGGTCCTTGTTGTTATTTCATTTAAAGAGCCTACAAAATGACATCCTATGAACCACATACAGTCACTTGCCCCGGCTCCAAACTAATATTTTGTACTTATGTATGCATGAaccaaataaacattttcttagACTGATAGCCTACTATTCACTTC
This genomic window contains:
- the LOC131361213 gene encoding G-protein coupled receptor 22-like, encoding MGTESYTQQLQLETSDGAGTLASITSVEGPIGESVDTGWHMPYPIGFQVSLTCFLLLELVLGFSSNLTVLVLYCSQSNLVDSVSNMVTVNLHVLDIVVCVLCLPLTIVVVLLPAGRNLELICCFHEACVTFASISTAINVLVISLDRYDISVRPANRFLTPRWAALLLAAVWAVSLAVFFIPFIEVDFFSSEPENGLASSSLAPAWRNRTLLCVGGQGYYTALGMYYHILLQVPIFFVTVVVMLFTYSRILRALNIRIGSHMRRSQRRSGATCRGRQRRRKKKGGSADIEGGAQVTNQTKQLTHPPLITSPVPTPTATSPPPLSSTPLVSATTATPPAPAVGVQASVSAIIALRRAVRRHRDRRERQRRVFRMSLIIICSFLGCWAPISVANILILTLGPSDALVRVRLWFLAMAYGTTISHPMLYAFTRQKLRRALRAKVKKRVVSLLQVDPSPGGTVIHNSWVEPRQGRKFRLEGSDATDRCLTEPL